TTATTAGCAGTTTCCTGTTTTTTAGAAAGATTCAGGGAGTTCATATTGGAACCTTTATATCGGCAATGGTACTGGGAAGCTCCATTGGATTTTGTATTGATCGAATGAACCGATATATAGAAGGTGTGGATTTTTTACCTCCGGACAAAACAAAAAAGGTATTAGAGTTAAAGCTTTTGAATATAGAAAAATCGGAGCGTGCATGCTAGTTTCTAAGATTTATTGTACAAAAAAATCATAAGGATTAAAGAAAATTTTTAAAAAAATTCTTTAGTCTTTATTTCTTTCTTAAATAAAACCCTGAAATTACAGTGTTTTCGACAAAAAATACGAAATAACATAAAATGTTGACAGGATATTTTAAATGTGTTATATTAAATAAGTCGCCGAAACAAGGCGGCATACGAAAAGGTCTTTGAAAACTAAACAGTATAGATTTAAGCCAAAATTTTTAAAGTCAGTTTAAAACTGAGCAATCCATTTTAAAGAATGGAACCCAGAAATTCAAACAATTTTTAATTGAGAGTTTGATCCTGGCTCAGGATGAACGCTGGCGGCGTGCCTAACACATGCAAGTCGAGCGGAGATGAAGAAGTTTACTTTGGATTCTTAGCGGCGGACGGGTGAGTAACGCGTGGGCAACCTACCCTGTACAGGGGGATAACAATGGGAAACCATTGCTAATACCCCATGACGCCTTTTGGGGGCATCCCTAAAAGGTCAAAGAACTTCGGTACAGGATGGGCCCGCGTCTGATTAGCTAGTTGGTGAGGTAATGGCTCACCAAGGCGACGATCAGTAGCCGGCCTGAGAGGGTGAACGGCCACACTGGAACTGAGACACGGTCCAGACTCCTACGGGAGGCAGCAGTGGGGAATATTGCACAATGGGGGAAACCCTGATGCAGCAACGCCGCGTGAGCGATGAAGGCCTTCGGGTCGTAAAGCTCTGTCCTAAGGGAAGATAATGACGGTACCTTAGGAGGAAGCCCCGGCTAACTACGTGCCAGCAGCCGCGGTAATACGTAGGGGGCAAGCGTTATCCGGAATCATTGGGCGTAAAGGGTGCGTAGGCTGCCCTATAGGTCAGAGGTCAAAGGCTACGGCTCAACCGTAGTAAGCCTTTGAAACTGTAGGGCTTGAGTGCAGGAGAGGAGAGTGGAATTCCTAGTGTAGCGGTGAAATGCGTAGATATTAGGAGGAACACCAGTGGCGAAGGCGACTCTCTGGACTGCAACTGACGCTGAGGCACGAAAGCGTGGGTAGCGAACAGGATTAGATACCCTGGTAGTCCACGCCGTAAACGATGAGTGCTAGGTGTTGGGGGTCGAACCTCGGTGCCGAAGTTAACGCATTAAGCACTCCGCCTGGGGAGTACGTACGCAAGTATGAAACTCAAAGGAATTGACGGGGACCCGCACAAGCAGCGGAGCATGTGGTTTAATTCGAAGCAACGCGAAGAACCTTACCTGGACTTGACATCCCTCTGACCGATTCTTAACCGAATCCTTCCCTTCGGGGACAGAGGAGACAGGTGGTGCATGGTTGTCGTCAGCTCGTGTCGTGAGATGTTGGGTTAAGTCCCGCAACGAGCGCAACCCTTGTCTTTAGTTGCCATCATTAAGTTGGGCACTCTAGAGAGACTGCCGGGGATAACTCGGAGGAAGGTGGGGATGACGTCAAATCATCATGCCCCTTATGTTCAGGGCTACACACGTGCTACAATGGCCGATACAACGGGCAGCGAAAGAGTAATCTGGAGCAAATCCTACAAAATCGGTCCCAGTTCGGATTGTGGGCTGAAACTCGCCCACATGAAGTTGGAGTTGCTAGTAATCGCGGATCAGAATGTCGCGGTGAATGCGTTCCCGGGTCTTGTACACACCGCCCGTCACACCATGGGAGTTGGAAGCACCCGAAGCCAGCTATCTAACCGTAAGGAGGAAGCTGTCGAAGGTGAAGCTAATGACTGGGGTGAAGTCGTAACAAGGTAGCCGTATCGGAAGGTGCGGCTGGATCACCTCCTTTCTAAGGAGAAATGGCGAATCTATACTGTTTAGTTTTGAGAGACTTTTGTCTTTCAAACCATGGGGGCGTAGCTCAGTTGGGAGAGCACCTGCCTTGCAAGCAGGGGGTCAGGAGTTCGACTCTCCTCGTCTCCACCAAAAATACCAACAAAAATGTTGACAAAAGACATTCGAATTGGTATTATATTATTCCGCTAAGGCGGACAGTTAGTTCTTTGAAAACTGAATAATGTTAGAGAAACAATTGATGAAGTAACAAAGAAACAAGAATGTAACTATATAATTCAATTTATGTAGTTCATATATATAGCTTTGGTCAAGCTAATAAGGGCAGAAGGCGGATGCCTTGGCACCAGGAGTCGATGAAGGACGTGGTAAGCTGCGATAAGCCTCGGGGAACTGCAAGCAAGTTTTGATCCGGGGATTTCCGAATGGGGAAACCTACTTAGGTTAATACTTAAGTATCCACTACTCAATTCATAGGTAATGGAAGACATACCAGGGGAACTGAAACATCTAAGTACCCTGAGGAAGAGAAAGAAAAATCGATTCCCTCAGTAGCGGCGAGCGAAAGGGGAAAAGCCCAAACCCATAGGGTTTTCTCTATGGGGGTTGAGGACCGGCCACAACGGAAAACTTACTGTAATAGAAGAGGTTTGGAAAGACCCACCACAGAGGGTAATAGTCCTGTATATGAAACAGTAACAATCTAGGCCGTGATCCAGAGTACCACGAGGCACGTGAAACCTTGTGGGAAGCAGGGGGGACCACCCCCCAAGGCTAAATACTACCTGGTGACCGATAGCGTATAGTACCGTGAGGGAAAGGTGAAAAGAACCCCGGAAGGGGAGTGAAATAGAACCTGAAACCTTCTGCTTACAAACTGTGGGAGCACTTTATACGTGTGACCGCGTACTTTTTGTAGAACGGGCCAACGAGTTACGGTATGGAGCAAGGTTAAGCACTTTAGGTGCGAAGCCGTAGGGAAACCGAGTCTTAATAGGGCGATATAGTTTCATGCCGTAGACCCGAAACCGGGCGACCTACCCATGGTCAGGATGAAGCGGAAGTAAAATTTCGTGGAGGTCCGAACCGATTGACGTTGAAAAGTCACCGGATGAACTGTGGGTAGCGGTGAAATTCCAATCGAGCCCGGAGATAGCTGGTTCTCGCCGAAATAGCTTTAGGGCTAGCCTCGATGTTTAGAGTTACGGAGGTAGAGCACTGAATGGTCTAGGGGCCTTCACCGGTTACCAAAACCTATCAAACTCCGAATGCCGTGAACTTTTAATCGGGAGTCAGACTACGAGTGATAAGATCCGTAGTCAAGAGGGCAACAGCCCAGACCATCAGCTAAGGTCCCAAAGTATACGTTAAGTGGAAAAGGATGTGGAGTTGCACAGACAACCAGGATGTTGGCTTAGAAGCAGCCATTCATTTAAAGAGTGCGTAATAGCTCACTGGTCGAGTGATTCTGCGCCGAAAATGTCCGGGGCTCAAACGTATCACCGAAGCTATGGATCCGCAAGGATGGTAGGCGAGCGTTCTATAGTGGTTGAAGCTGTACCGTGAGGAGCAGTGGACGCTATAGAAGTGAGAATGTTGGCATGAGTAACGAGAGGCAGGTGAGAATCCTGCCCGTCGAAAACCTAAGGTTTCCTGAGGAAGGTTCGTCCGCTCAGGGTTAGTCGGGACCTAAGCCCAGGCCGAAAGGCGTAGGCGATGGACAACAGGTTTACATTCCTGTACCACCTTAAATCGCTATTAGAGATGGAGTGACACAGTAGGATAGGTTCAGCGCACCGTTGGTTGTGTGCGTCTAAGTATGTAGGGAGTCTCGGGAGGCAAATCCCCCAAGACAATTCTGAGATACGATGGGGAGCGAAATTTAAGTAGCGAACTGGCTGATTCCACACTGTCGAGAAAAGCTTCTATCGAGAAATAAGGTGCCCGTACCGCAAACCGACACAGGTAGGTGAGGAGAGAATCCTAAGACGATCGGGAGAACTATTGTTAAGGAACTCGGCAAAATGACCCCGTAACTTCGGGATAAGGGGAGCCGATTGAGGTTGAGAGATTTACTCTCGGAGGCCTTAATCGGCCGCAGAGAATAGGCCCAAGCGACTGTTTATCATAAACATAGGTCTCTGCTAAGTCGAAAGACGACGTATAGGGGCTGACGCCTGCCCGGTGCTGGAAGGTTAAGGGGAATTGTTAGCGTAAGCGAAGCAGTGAACTTAAGCCCCAGTAAACGGCGGCCGTAACTATAACGGTCCTAAGGTAGCGAAATTCCTTGTCGGGTAAGTTCCGACCCGCACGAAAGGCGTAACGATTTGGGCGCTGTCTCAACAATAGACCCGGTGAAATTGTAATACCAGTGAAGATGCTGGTTACCCGCGACAGGACGGAAAGACCCCGTGGAGCTTTACTGCAACTTGACATTGGATTTTGGTGCTACATGTACAGCATAGGTGGGAGACTTAGAAGCCAGGACGCCAGTCTTGGTGGAGTCACCGTTGGGATACCACTCTTGTAGTACTGAAGTTCTAACCATAGACTGTGAATCCAGTCTTGGGACACTGTCTGGTGGGCAGTTTGACTGGGGCGGTCGCCTCCCAAAATGTAACGGAGGCGCCCAAAGGTTCCCTCAGCACGGTCGGAAATCGTGCGTAGAGTGTAAAGGCAAAAGGGAGCTTGATTGCGAGACATACAGGTCGAGCAAGGACGAAAGTCGGGCTTAGTGATCCGGTGGTTCCGAGTGGAAGGGCCATCGCTCAACGGATAAAAGCTACCCCGGGGATAACAGGCTTATCTCCCCCAAGAGTCCACATCGACGGGGAGGTTTGGCACCTCGATGTCGGCTCATCACATCCTGGGGCTGTAGTAGGTCCCAAGGGTTGGGCTGTTCGCCCATTAAAGTGGTACGCGAGCTGGGTTCAGAACGTCGTGAGACAGTTCGGTCCCTATCCGTCGCGGGCGCAGGAAATTTGAGAGGAGCTGTCCTTAGTACGAGAGGACCGGGATGGACACACCTCTGGTGTACCAGTTGTTCTGCCAAGAGCACCGCTGGGTAGCTAAGTGTGGAAGGGATAAGTGCTGAAGGCATCTAAGCACGAAGCCCCCCTCAAGATAAGATTTCCCATCGCGTAAGCGAGTAAGACCCCAGATAGACTAACTGGTTGATAGGCCTAGGGTGTAAGTGCAGTAATGTACTCAGCTGATAGGTACTAATAGGTCGAGGGCTTGACCAATACATTTTTCTAACATTATTCAGTTTTGAGAGTACTATCTCTCAATAATGTCGTGGCTATAGCGAAGGGGTCACACCTGTTCCCATACCGAACACAGTAGTTAAGCCCTTCAGCGCTGATGGTACTTGGCGGGAAGCTGCCTGGGAGAGTAGGTCGCTGCGATATATTTAAAGAGAAAGCATAGCGGATACAGCTGTGCCTTTTTCCTTTAAAGAACTTCCTAGAATAAAATTCTAATAAATGTCGTGACTATAGCGAAGGGGTCACACCTGTTCCCATACCGAACACAGTAGTTAAGCCCTTCAGCGCTGATGGTACTTGGCGGGAAGCTGCCTGGGAGAGTAGGTCGTTGCGATATAAAAAAGAAAGAGCATAGCTAACATAGTTATGCTCTTTCTTTTTTTATATTTGCTTCATATAATTTATATTAAGAAAGATTGTTTTTTATTAGGATAAGATTTGTTGACAATATAGAATAACTATGTTAAAATTTTATTATTAAAACAAACCAAAACTAACTAAACCAAACTAAAACTACTTATGAATTCCTGAATAAGTAAAAAGGGTGAGGTTTCAAATCAAATTTGTACAATAAGGTTTTGGTATGTAAGTTTATGAAACAGCCAGCCAGAAAGTTCGTATCAAGCTTATGATTAAATAGGACTCTCCCTCCTTTTATATATAAGATTATGGTACGGGCTTTTTTTATGTAAAATAAGAAGGAATGTAGAGTCCCTTGTTGAATTAGATAGTTAAGATCATAGGGGGAGTGTGGGGAAAGTGTTTTGGGAAAGAAAAAGGAAGATAGAGGATCTAAGTAAAAAGATTATTCGAATGTCCCAAGGGGATCTAACCTTTCAATTAGACGATAAGGGTGATAAGGACTTTGGGGGTATTGCAAATTCAATTAACCAGCTGATCTATGGTTTCAGAAATTTCATTGGAAATGTATCGACCACCAATGAAAAAACACTAAACTTTGCAATAGAATTAGAAAATAATGCAAGATATATTTCAGATGCCTCAGCAGATGTGGCATCGGCTGTTATAGATATTGCCTCCGAGGCGACCACTCAGAATCAGGCTGTTTTTCAGGCGAAAGAGTATACGGAGAAAATGGAGAAGGATGCATTAAACATTTTAGAACAGTCGGTAAAAACAAAGATGATATCAAAGGAGATGGTATCCGTTGTTAAAGACAGCACAGAAGTATTTGATCAGGTTGCAAATCTTTTAAATCTGAGCAGCAATTGGAGTATTGATCTTTCAAATAAAATGAACAGTTTAAAAAATGAAGCTGAAAAGATTCAACAGATCACATCTGTAGTTACGAATATCAGTGAAAATACAAATTTATTAGCGTTAAATGCTTCTATTGAAGCGGCTAGGGCAGGTGACTCTGGCAGAGGCTTCGCAGTAGTTGCTGGAGAAGTTAAAAAACTAGCAGAGCAATCTTCAGAATCTGCTGAAGAGATAGAGTCCATCATCAACAGTATCGTTACGAAGGTCAACGATATAACGGATGAAATTGAGGAGCAAGTTGGACAATCTAAAGAAAATATTAAAACAGTGAATCAGAGTAAGGTTTTACTGGATCAGATTTTAGATTCCACGGAGAGTACCTATGAAGCAGTTGAAAGTATTCATAGTTTGGCTCAAGAAGAGGTGGAACTCATTAAAATCTTCAATGATATTATAGAAAAAATTGCATTTGCTACAGAGAAATCAACAGCATTTGCTCAGGAGGCGGCGGCTTCTGGGCAGGAGCAAACGGCTTCTGTTCAAGTAATGTTTGAATCGATTCAAAAGCTAACTTCTATGACCAATGAAGTTCAAAATATTGTAAATGGTTTTGTTAAAGAATTTGTTATGGATGAGAAAATAAAAGCTTTAGTGAATAGAGGGCTGAAAGCCTTAGAAGAGATCAGTCAATTGAGAGAGATTGATGCAATGGATCCTTCGAACTGTGAAAAGATTCTGAGGAATGAAATGAAAAAGCAGGAAGTATTCGAACTTCTAGCTATCATGAATAAGTCGGGAGACAGTAAAGCGATCATTCTTAAGGGACTGGATAGCAGCCAGGATCTGCAAGGAAACTATAGCCATCGACCGTACTTTCAGGAAGCCATAAAGGGCGATCATTTTATTTCTAAGCCATATA
Above is a genomic segment from Alkaliphilus oremlandii OhILAs containing:
- a CDS encoding methyl-accepting chemotaxis protein encodes the protein MFWERKRKIEDLSKKIIRMSQGDLTFQLDDKGDKDFGGIANSINQLIYGFRNFIGNVSTTNEKTLNFAIELENNARYISDASADVASAVIDIASEATTQNQAVFQAKEYTEKMEKDALNILEQSVKTKMISKEMVSVVKDSTEVFDQVANLLNLSSNWSIDLSNKMNSLKNEAEKIQQITSVVTNISENTNLLALNASIEAARAGDSGRGFAVVAGEVKKLAEQSSESAEEIESIINSIVTKVNDITDEIEEQVGQSKENIKTVNQSKVLLDQILDSTESTYEAVESIHSLAQEEVELIKIFNDIIEKIAFATEKSTAFAQEAAASGQEQTASVQVMFESIQKLTSMTNEVQNIVNGFVKEFVMDEKIKALVNRGLKALEEISQLREIDAMDPSNCEKILRNEMKKQEVFELLAIMNKSGDSKAIILKGLDSSQDLQGNYSHRPYFQEAIKGDHFISKPYISLSTYTYCVTIAVPIIAHQREIIGIVMGDLSLEN